The Echinicola rosea genome has a segment encoding these proteins:
- a CDS encoding four helix bundle protein: MDYVERFKDLKVYKASRQLSWEIFKVIKYFPNEETYSLTDQVRRSSRSLKAQIAEAWEKRNYEKHFISKLIDADVEQLETQHCIETALDCKYPSGATSDYLRELYKSIGKMHNAM, translated from the coding sequence ATGGATTATGTAGAGCGTTTTAAGGATCTTAAAGTTTATAAAGCATCCAGACAATTGTCATGGGAGATTTTTAAGGTTATCAAATATTTTCCAAATGAAGAAACCTATTCACTCACTGACCAAGTAAGGAGATCTTCCCGCTCCTTAAAAGCCCAAATAGCAGAAGCATGGGAAAAAAGAAACTATGAAAAGCACTTTATAAGCAAATTGATAGACGCTGATGTAGAGCAACTAGAAACGCAACATTGTATAGAAACTGCATTGGACTGCAAGTACCCTTCGGGAGCCACCTCTGATTACTTGAGGGAACTTTATAAATCCATCGGCAAAATGCATAACGCCATGTGA
- a CDS encoding aspartate aminotransferase family protein — translation MKPFDVYPLINVTPVKAAGSKIWDDQDTEYLDLYGGHAVISIGHSHPHYTKRIKDQLDNIAFYSNSVQIPIQKELATKLGDVSGYPDYDLFLCNSGAEANENALKLASFETGKKGFIAFTKGFHGRTSGAVALTDNPKILAPFNTHESVHILPFNDLEAVEKQLAEGSIAGVIVEGIQGVGGIQVPDPAFLLGLSELTKKYGAKLILDEVQSGYARTGKFFAHQWVEGLKPDLITVAKGMGNGFPIGGVLISPEFQASHGLLGTTFGGNHLACAAALAVLEVIEEENLIAAAAESGKAIIAALEKVEGVTEVRGKGLMIGFDLATEAAPVRSALIHEHKIFTGSSGGKHTIRLLPPLNIEPKALTLFVEKLEEVLKVKQA, via the coding sequence ATGAAACCATTTGACGTTTACCCTCTGATCAATGTCACGCCTGTAAAAGCAGCAGGAAGCAAAATATGGGACGACCAAGACACTGAATATTTAGACCTATACGGCGGCCACGCCGTAATCAGCATCGGCCACAGCCACCCACACTATACGAAAAGAATCAAAGACCAGTTGGACAATATCGCCTTTTACTCCAACTCCGTTCAGATTCCGATCCAAAAAGAACTGGCAACCAAACTTGGGGATGTTTCCGGCTATCCCGATTACGATCTATTCCTTTGTAATTCGGGTGCAGAAGCCAACGAAAACGCCCTGAAGCTAGCCTCTTTTGAAACGGGCAAAAAAGGATTCATTGCTTTTACCAAAGGCTTTCATGGCAGGACCTCTGGAGCGGTAGCCCTCACCGATAACCCCAAAATCCTAGCACCATTCAATACCCATGAAAGCGTGCACATATTGCCTTTCAATGACTTGGAAGCAGTAGAAAAGCAATTGGCAGAAGGATCCATCGCCGGGGTGATCGTGGAAGGCATCCAAGGAGTTGGGGGGATCCAAGTTCCTGACCCTGCTTTCTTATTAGGCCTTTCGGAATTGACCAAGAAATATGGCGCAAAACTGATCCTAGACGAGGTACAGTCGGGATATGCCCGCACCGGAAAGTTCTTTGCCCACCAGTGGGTAGAAGGCCTTAAGCCCGACCTGATCACTGTGGCCAAAGGCATGGGCAATGGCTTCCCGATCGGCGGAGTCCTCATCAGCCCCGAATTCCAGGCTTCACATGGCCTGCTGGGCACCACCTTTGGCGGAAACCATTTGGCATGTGCAGCAGCATTGGCGGTGCTGGAAGTCATCGAAGAAGAAAACTTGATCGCCGCAGCAGCAGAAAGCGGAAAAGCCATTATCGCGGCTCTCGAAAAAGTAGAAGGCGTAACAGAAGTAAGAGGAAAAGGCCTGATGATCGGCTTTGACCTGGCAACAGAAGCTGCTCCCGTACGCTCGGCACTGATCCATGAACATAAAATCTTCACAGGAAGCTCCGGAGGCAAACACACCATCCGATTGCTCCCTCCGCTTAATATTGAACCAAAAGCCTTAACTTTATTCGTGGAGAAACTAGAAGAAGTACTGAAGGTCAAACAAGCTTAA
- a CDS encoding M20 family metallo-hydrolase has product MQQLKAEARQLLQQLIETPSLSREEDKTAQLLADYLTQKGVQVKRSQNNIWATNKHFDPNLPNILLNSHHDTVKPNNGYTKDPFKAIVEDGKLYGLGSNDAGGCLVSLVAAFVHFYDRKLPFNLILAATAEEEVSGKNGISFLLEELPTIELAIVGEPTLLDVAVAEKGLMVIDATVTGKAGHAARNEGINALYETLPDLNALKDYKFKKISDYLGESKVTATIIQAGSQHNVVPDKCVYTLDVRVTDSYTLQEALDELKEFLKADLKPRSMRLNSSALPKDHRIWEVIDQLSLKCYGSPTLSDQALIPYPSIKIGPGDSARSHTPDEFIHLEEIDQGIERYVAILDAYANLK; this is encoded by the coding sequence ATGCAGCAATTAAAGGCAGAAGCAAGACAACTTCTACAACAACTGATCGAAACCCCTTCACTAAGTAGGGAAGAAGATAAAACTGCGCAACTACTGGCAGATTACCTGACCCAAAAAGGTGTGCAGGTAAAACGTTCCCAGAATAACATTTGGGCCACCAATAAGCATTTTGACCCTAATTTGCCCAATATTCTTCTCAATTCTCACCATGACACGGTAAAGCCCAATAATGGCTACACCAAGGATCCTTTTAAGGCTATTGTCGAAGACGGAAAACTATATGGGCTTGGAAGTAATGACGCAGGCGGTTGTCTGGTTAGTCTTGTCGCGGCATTTGTCCATTTTTATGACCGTAAATTACCTTTCAACCTGATATTGGCAGCCACTGCTGAAGAAGAAGTCAGTGGAAAAAACGGCATTTCCTTCCTACTGGAGGAATTGCCCACAATAGAACTGGCCATCGTGGGTGAGCCAACCTTGCTAGATGTAGCTGTGGCAGAAAAAGGGCTCATGGTCATCGACGCCACCGTCACGGGTAAAGCTGGTCATGCTGCCCGAAACGAAGGTATCAATGCCCTTTACGAAACACTTCCCGACCTCAATGCCCTAAAGGATTATAAATTCAAAAAAATATCAGATTATTTGGGAGAAAGTAAGGTCACCGCCACCATCATCCAAGCCGGATCACAACATAATGTGGTCCCCGATAAATGTGTCTATACCTTGGACGTCAGGGTAACGGACAGTTATACACTCCAAGAAGCCTTGGACGAGCTCAAAGAATTCCTCAAGGCAGACCTAAAGCCAAGATCCATGCGGCTCAACTCTTCGGCATTGCCAAAAGATCACCGCATATGGGAAGTGATCGACCAATTATCACTCAAATGCTATGGCAGCCCTACACTTTCAGACCAAGCATTGATCCCCTACCCCTCGATCAAAATCGGCCCCGGTGATTCTGCCCGTTCACATACACCGGACGAATTCATCCATTTGGAAGAAATAGACCAAGGAATCGAGCGGTATGTGGCTATTTTGGATGCATATGCGAACTTGAAATAA
- a CDS encoding N-acetylornithine carbamoyltransferase produces the protein MKYYTQFENKSLADQLIQKALEYKKAPLSDNNLGRGKRIGLLFLNPSLRTRVSTQIAASNLGMESIVLNMDKESWALEMEDGVIMNQGKAEHIRDAAGVLGSYFDILALRAFPSLTNKDEDSEDFILHQFAKHSGLPLISLESAIRHPLQSLADMVTIQELKQKEKPKVVLTWAPHIKAIPHAVANSFAEWSIGCGHDVTITHPEGYELDERFTNGATIEHDQDKALADADFVYVKNWSAFNDYGKILCTDESWMLNEQKLAQAPNAKVMHCLPVRRNVELSDEILDGQRSLVQHQAKNRIFAAQAAISELLK, from the coding sequence ATGAAGTATTACACCCAATTTGAAAACAAATCCCTTGCCGACCAGCTTATTCAAAAAGCTTTGGAATATAAAAAAGCGCCACTTTCTGATAACAACCTGGGCAGGGGAAAACGAATTGGACTATTATTTCTAAATCCCAGCCTGCGGACACGCGTCAGCACTCAAATCGCGGCATCTAACTTAGGCATGGAGTCCATCGTCCTGAACATGGACAAGGAGAGCTGGGCCTTGGAAATGGAAGATGGGGTTATCATGAACCAAGGCAAAGCGGAACATATCAGAGATGCCGCAGGTGTATTGGGAAGCTACTTTGACATCTTGGCATTGCGAGCATTCCCTTCGCTTACCAATAAAGACGAAGACAGTGAGGACTTCATTCTCCATCAATTTGCAAAGCACAGTGGTTTGCCCCTGATCAGCTTGGAAAGTGCCATCCGCCATCCATTACAGAGTTTGGCAGACATGGTCACCATCCAAGAGCTCAAGCAAAAAGAAAAACCAAAAGTAGTCCTCACTTGGGCGCCACACATCAAGGCCATCCCCCATGCAGTGGCCAATTCCTTTGCGGAGTGGTCCATCGGATGCGGGCACGATGTGACCATCACCCATCCTGAAGGCTACGAACTGGACGAAAGATTTACCAATGGCGCCACCATCGAGCATGATCAGGACAAAGCCTTGGCAGACGCCGATTTTGTCTATGTCAAAAACTGGAGCGCATTTAACGATTACGGCAAAATCCTTTGCACCGACGAATCATGGATGCTCAATGAACAAAAACTTGCGCAAGCACCAAACGCCAAAGTAATGCACTGCTTACCTGTAAGGAGAAATGTAGAACTTTCGGATGAAATCCTTGATGGACAAAGAAGCCTTGTCCAGCACCAAGCCAAAAACAGGATTTTCGCTGCACAAGCGGCCATTAGCGAGCTCTTGAAATAA
- the argH gene encoding argininosuccinate lyase yields the protein MKLWQKNTTSTKEVEQFTIGRDPEFDIVLAPFDVLGSLAHATMLESIDLLTKEELATLRKGLKEIYQEIQEGTFKIDPGVEDVHSQVEFLLTERYGDVGKKLHSGRSRNDQVAVDLKLYYRAVIQEVLDDARALFDLLISLAEKHKSDLMPGYTHTQLAMPSSFGLWFGAMAESLAEDMELWLAAYNLADRNPLGSAAGYGSSFPLNRTMTTQLLGFKDMHYNVINAQNNRGKTEKAIAFAMAGMAGTLNRLSADIIIFMNQHFGFVKFPDSLTTGSSIMPHKKNPDVFELIRAKSNQIQSGPQNLMMQMTNTTTGYHRDLQLLKETTFPDFEKLKDCLQITKFMLEHVEIKSGILEDKFYKHLFSVEVVNDLVLQGMPFRDAYKKVGLDIESDDFAPSHSVNHSHEGSIGQLCLDEIKTKMETALAKFDFSAIEASYQKLLEA from the coding sequence ATGAAACTTTGGCAAAAAAATACCACGAGCACCAAGGAAGTAGAACAGTTCACCATTGGGCGTGACCCGGAGTTTGACATTGTGCTGGCTCCATTTGATGTGCTTGGCTCATTGGCACATGCGACCATGCTCGAGAGCATTGACCTGCTCACCAAAGAGGAACTGGCCACCCTTAGAAAAGGACTAAAAGAAATCTATCAGGAAATTCAGGAAGGCACTTTTAAAATTGATCCGGGGGTAGAAGATGTCCATTCACAAGTGGAGTTTTTGCTGACCGAGCGTTATGGTGACGTGGGCAAAAAGCTGCACAGTGGCCGCTCCAGAAACGACCAAGTAGCAGTTGACCTGAAATTGTACTATCGTGCGGTCATCCAGGAAGTGTTGGATGACGCCAGAGCACTCTTTGACCTGTTGATCAGTCTGGCCGAAAAACACAAAAGTGACCTCATGCCGGGCTATACCCATACCCAGTTGGCCATGCCCTCCTCTTTTGGGCTTTGGTTTGGTGCCATGGCGGAGTCACTGGCAGAAGACATGGAGCTCTGGCTGGCGGCCTACAACCTGGCCGATAGAAACCCGCTTGGTTCTGCAGCAGGCTACGGTTCATCGTTTCCATTGAACAGGACCATGACCACCCAGCTCTTGGGCTTCAAGGACATGCACTATAACGTCATCAACGCCCAAAACAACCGGGGTAAAACCGAAAAAGCCATTGCCTTCGCCATGGCGGGGATGGCCGGTACGCTGAACAGGCTTTCGGCAGACATCATCATTTTTATGAACCAGCATTTTGGTTTTGTCAAGTTCCCGGACAGCCTCACCACTGGATCCAGCATTATGCCGCACAAAAAGAACCCGGATGTATTCGAACTGATTCGTGCCAAATCCAACCAGATCCAAAGTGGTCCCCAAAATCTGATGATGCAGATGACCAATACCACCACAGGCTACCACCGTGACCTGCAATTGCTGAAAGAAACGACTTTCCCGGATTTTGAGAAGCTTAAGGATTGTCTGCAGATCACCAAGTTTATGCTGGAGCATGTCGAGATCAAATCAGGCATTCTGGAGGATAAATTCTACAAACACCTCTTCAGTGTAGAAGTGGTCAATGACCTAGTACTGCAGGGAATGCCCTTCCGTGACGCTTATAAAAAAGTAGGGTTGGACATCGAAAGTGATGATTTTGCGCCCAGCCATTCTGTCAACCACAGCCATGAAGGTAGCATCGGACAGCTGTGCCTTGACGAAATCAAAACTAAAATGGAAACGGCTTTGGCGAAATTTGATTTTAGTGCCATCGAAGCGAGTTATCAGAAATTACTGGAAGCATAA
- the dprA gene encoding DNA-processing protein DprA: MQKTTHETLLYTIALSLIPKLGPYAFKNIISYCGSAANFFTMPKGKAAKIPGIGSKLLAIRNQKESYLKEAEKVLEDCKKHQITVHTYLDHSYPNRLKSFMDAPVLLFTKGHIDLNPKRSIGIVGTRNASDYGKNTTRKIVEGLAPFQPTVISGLAYGIDITAHRTALEFELPTIAVLGNSLDSLYPAAHRSTAETMTENGGLVSEYPVGTAMHPNNFPARNRIIAALSDALIVVEAAKKGGALITAEIAYSYNREVFAVPGNLQNTYSEGCNNLIRSMKSSIYTGPRDIQEALSWTTNDPESAASTKQALDLKKFSEEEQQILLILQETSPIQIDQLSWQSQFPIAQVASLLLSLEFQGVVKALPGKKYQLV, encoded by the coding sequence ATGCAGAAGACAACACATGAAACACTCCTTTACACCATAGCATTAAGTCTGATTCCCAAACTGGGACCCTATGCATTTAAAAATATCATCAGTTATTGTGGGTCAGCAGCTAATTTTTTTACCATGCCAAAAGGGAAAGCCGCAAAAATCCCCGGAATTGGCAGCAAGCTACTGGCTATTCGAAACCAAAAAGAAAGCTACCTAAAAGAGGCCGAAAAAGTATTAGAGGATTGTAAAAAACACCAGATTACGGTTCACACTTACCTTGACCACTCTTACCCCAACCGACTAAAGTCTTTCATGGATGCCCCTGTCCTGTTGTTCACGAAAGGTCATATTGACCTCAATCCCAAAAGAAGCATCGGCATCGTGGGCACGCGGAATGCTTCAGATTATGGAAAAAATACTACCCGAAAGATCGTAGAAGGACTGGCTCCTTTCCAGCCAACAGTCATCAGTGGCCTGGCTTATGGTATCGACATTACCGCACACAGGACAGCACTGGAATTTGAACTCCCTACGATTGCGGTACTGGGCAATTCACTGGATAGCCTCTACCCCGCCGCCCATAGAAGCACCGCCGAAACCATGACCGAAAATGGCGGATTAGTTTCCGAATATCCGGTGGGCACCGCCATGCACCCAAACAATTTTCCCGCCCGCAACCGGATCATCGCTGCGCTATCAGATGCTCTGATCGTGGTGGAAGCGGCCAAAAAGGGTGGCGCATTGATCACTGCTGAAATTGCCTACAGCTATAACCGCGAAGTATTTGCAGTGCCCGGCAACCTCCAAAACACCTATAGCGAAGGCTGTAATAACCTGATCCGATCGATGAAATCCAGCATCTATACGGGCCCTCGTGACATCCAAGAAGCACTTTCATGGACAACAAACGACCCCGAGTCGGCCGCATCAACCAAGCAAGCCCTGGACCTCAAAAAGTTTTCCGAAGAAGAACAACAAATACTCTTGATCCTTCAAGAAACAAGCCCCATCCAAATTGACCAACTGAGCTGGCAAAGCCAATTCCCTATAGCACAGGTAGCCTCCCTATTGCTCAGCTTGGAATTTCAAGGGGTGGTAAAAGCACTTCCTGGCAAAAAATACCAGCTAGTTTAA
- a CDS encoding hydroxymethylglutaryl-CoA lyase, with protein MKIIECPRDAMQGREVFIDTAIKAAYINQLLEVGFDTVDFGSFVSPKAVPQMRDTAEVLDLLDLFHSKSKLLAIVANVRGAQDALQFEEIDYLGFPLSISETFQQRNTNKSITEALEFVENLQNLCEVKGRTLVTYLSMGFGNPYEEPFSADIVAQFVGKLDERGVKVIALSDTIGVAEPTMIERIFTTNIEAFPHIEFGAHFHSRPEGIAEKVEASLRGGCKRFDGAIKGFGGCPMANDELVGNVATETLIDVLEKNHGDLGLNKEELGEAMKLANFVFQ; from the coding sequence ATGAAAATTATCGAATGTCCACGGGATGCCATGCAAGGGCGAGAAGTGTTTATTGATACGGCCATCAAGGCAGCCTATATCAACCAGCTGTTGGAAGTAGGATTTGACACGGTGGATTTTGGGAGTTTTGTAAGTCCTAAGGCCGTGCCGCAGATGCGCGACACCGCTGAAGTACTCGACCTGTTGGATTTGTTCCATTCGAAGTCCAAACTGCTGGCTATCGTGGCCAATGTCCGTGGTGCGCAGGATGCCTTGCAATTCGAAGAGATCGATTACTTGGGCTTCCCCTTGTCCATATCAGAGACTTTTCAGCAGCGAAATACCAACAAGAGCATAACCGAGGCACTTGAGTTCGTCGAAAACCTTCAAAATCTGTGTGAGGTGAAGGGGAGGACATTGGTGACCTATTTAAGCATGGGGTTTGGAAATCCATATGAGGAGCCCTTTTCTGCTGATATTGTTGCCCAATTTGTCGGTAAACTCGATGAACGCGGCGTTAAGGTCATCGCTTTGTCCGATACCATTGGAGTGGCTGAGCCTACCATGATTGAAAGAATTTTCACGACCAATATCGAAGCCTTTCCGCATATAGAGTTTGGTGCCCACTTTCACAGCCGACCTGAAGGCATAGCCGAGAAAGTAGAAGCGAGTCTCAGGGGAGGTTGCAAAAGGTTTGATGGAGCGATCAAAGGATTTGGTGGATGTCCGATGGCCAATGATGAGCTGGTAGGCAATGTGGCCACGGAAACATTGATAGATGTGTTGGAGAAAAACCACGGAGACCTTGGGCTGAACAAGGAGGAGTTGGGAGAGGCTATGAAGCTGGCTAATTTTGTTTTCCAGTAA
- the argB gene encoding acetylglutamate kinase, which produces MKISIVKIGGNVIDDPAKLEEFLMLFARLEGKKILVHGGGVMASKFGLQLGIEPKMVEGRRITDEATLDVVTMVYAGMINKKIVAKLQYLEQNAMGFTGADGNLIRSVKRPVKVIDYGFVGDVKEIDTELLDVLLEKDVVPVFSAITHDRKGNLLNTNADTIASEIATSMAIKHNVRLYFCFNKAGVLIDENNDDSLVPKINEDIYDELKRDRVIHSGMIPKLDNAFSALQKGVSNVWLGKAENLLLASKGKKSGTNIERHRYDLY; this is translated from the coding sequence ATGAAAATAAGCATTGTCAAAATCGGTGGCAACGTCATAGACGACCCTGCAAAACTGGAGGAATTCCTGATGCTCTTTGCCCGACTGGAAGGTAAAAAAATCCTTGTCCATGGCGGAGGGGTCATGGCTTCCAAATTTGGTCTACAACTGGGAATCGAACCTAAAATGGTAGAGGGCAGGCGTATAACCGATGAAGCCACCTTGGATGTAGTCACCATGGTCTATGCAGGAATGATCAACAAGAAAATAGTCGCTAAGTTGCAATATTTGGAGCAAAATGCCATGGGATTCACCGGTGCTGATGGCAATCTCATCCGTTCTGTAAAACGTCCCGTAAAGGTAATTGACTATGGTTTTGTGGGAGATGTAAAAGAAATCGACACCGAACTATTAGATGTATTATTGGAAAAAGATGTAGTCCCTGTCTTTTCTGCCATTACCCATGACCGAAAAGGCAACCTGCTCAATACCAATGCCGACACTATCGCCTCAGAGATCGCCACTTCTATGGCCATCAAGCATAACGTGAGGCTTTATTTCTGCTTTAACAAAGCGGGTGTACTGATCGATGAAAACAATGACGATTCCTTGGTGCCCAAAATAAATGAGGACATTTATGATGAACTCAAAAGGGACCGCGTCATCCATAGCGGCATGATTCCAAAGCTGGACAATGCCTTCAGTGCCCTGCAAAAAGGCGTCAGCAATGTGTGGCTGGGCAAAGCCGAAAACTTACTTTTGGCCTCCAAAGGGAAAAAATCTGGCACCAATATCGAACGGCACAGGTACGACCTTTATTAA
- a CDS encoding MerR family transcriptional regulator, translating into MPYKEREIEKKYYSIGEVADKFGVATSLIRYWEGEFDIIKPKKDKKGNRRFTKEDIEKIGLIFHLVKEKGYTLQGAQEIIKKDQYEVSDKAGMVNRLKEIRDFLSEIRNNIHAEDNT; encoded by the coding sequence GTGCCGTACAAGGAAAGAGAAATCGAAAAAAAATACTACTCCATTGGTGAAGTAGCCGATAAATTTGGTGTAGCCACATCCCTGATCCGCTACTGGGAAGGGGAATTTGACATCATCAAACCCAAAAAGGACAAAAAAGGCAATAGGAGGTTCACCAAAGAAGACATTGAAAAGATCGGCCTGATTTTTCACTTGGTAAAGGAAAAAGGCTATACGCTCCAAGGTGCCCAAGAAATCATAAAAAAAGACCAATACGAGGTTTCTGACAAAGCAGGAATGGTCAACCGCCTAAAAGAAATCAGGGATTTTTTGTCAGAAATCCGAAACAATATCCATGCAGAAGACAACACATGA